The Tessaracoccus timonensis sequence GCGAGCGATCACGTCGGCGAGGTCGTCGCTGGTGGGTTGGGGTGTGACGATGGCGACGTCGGCGTCGGCGGTGCGAAGCACGCCGAGGATGCGACGGATGTCGGCGAGCGCGTCCCGCCCGATCTCGGCTATCGTCTCCAACGACTTCGTGGCCTGTTCCGGGTTGGTCGCTGCCGCGTATCGGCCGCCGTCGGCCTGGGCGATGATGACGGCCAACGAATGAGCGACGACGTCGTGCATCTCACGAGCGATCCGTGAGCGTTCCGCGGCGACTGCGAGTTCGGCGTCAGTGCTTTTGGCGGATTCCAAGGCGGCGATCCGTGCCTCGTCGGTGCGCTGCTGCGTGATTCCGCCGCGGCGCGCGAGCCCGAGCGCCCATGCCACACCGACGGCGAAGAGCGTGGGTAGGAAGTAGACGATCACGCCGCTGGGGTTCCGTCCGGCGACGAGTACAGCGAATATGAAGGCGTCGATTCCGCCACCGGCGAGCCCTAGTCGGTTGGCCCAGGTGGGGCCGTGGGCAGTAACGGAGTACACGGAAAGCAGCACGACGAGGTTCATCGGGCCGGGCTCGATGCCCAGCAACACCTGGGCGAGCGAGAGCGTATAGATTGCGGCAGCCGACGGTGCAGGTGCGGCGCGGCGGAGGAGGACGAGACCTGCGTAGAGCAAGATGAACAATGGCAGCCACAAGGTGTGGGAATGCGACGGCGCCCATCCCCAGGTGATCATCCCCAGTGCGAATTGGCAGAGCGCGAGTACCACGTCGACGGTACGGACACGACTCAGCATGGTGTCAGCCTACGAGGCGATCCGAGACGCCGCATCAGACCCCGGGTTGATCTAGGTGGGTGGGACTGCCGGTGATTGAGTAGCGAGCGGAGCTCGCGTATCGAAAACGGGTCGCTGCATCTCGATACGGCGGCTGCGCCGCCTACTCGATGGTCGGGTGGGCGGAGACGTCGGCACCGGTGGTTGAGTAGCGCCGTAAACGCGTAGCGAAACCCCGGGGAGCGTCAGGCCAGGTTGACGTGGTGGTGCTCGAAGGGTGTGCCCTTGGCGCGCTCGGTGGACCTGAGGACTTCCTGCTCCGCTTCCTTGCGACCCGTCCAGGTGGCACCTTCGACGGATTTGCCGGGCTCCAAGTCTTTGTAGACGGAGAAGAAGTGCTCAATCTCGAGCAGCATGTATTCGGGCACGGAGTCGAGGTCGACGAGGTGCTTGCGGCGAGTGTCTGCCGTCGGCACGCACAGCACCTTGTCGTCGCCGCCCATCTCGTCGGTCATGCGGAACATCGCGATGGCGCGGCATTCAATAAGGCAGCCGGGGAACGTCGGGTCGCCGCCCACCACCATGGCGTCCAGCGGGTCGCCGTCCTCACCTAGGGTGCCCTCCACGAAGCCGTAGTCGTACGGGTACTGGGTGGAGGTGAACAGGGTGCGGTCGAGACGGATTCGTCCAGTGTTGTGGTCCATCTCGTA is a genomic window containing:
- a CDS encoding sensor histidine kinase, encoding MLSRVRTVDVVLALCQFALGMITWGWAPSHSHTLWLPLFILLYAGLVLLRRAAPAPSAAAIYTLSLAQVLLGIEPGPMNLVVLLSVYSVTAHGPTWANRLGLAGGGIDAFIFAVLVAGRNPSGVIVYFLPTLFAVGVAWALGLARRGGITQQRTDEARIAALESAKSTDAELAVAAERSRIAREMHDVVAHSLAVIIAQADGGRYAAATNPEQATKSLETIAEIGRDALADIRRILGVLRTADADVAIVTPQPTSDDLADVIARVKATGIDVAYTTMGTPRPMMPGMNVTLQRVCQEALTNALKHAGPGAKMSVMLCYTDADVTLQVDDDGRGAAALSDGAGSGIVGMRERAALFGGTLHAGPKATGGFRVKLTLPLSPDHAQEST
- a CDS encoding inorganic diphosphatase, whose amino-acid sequence is MHASLEPIEPGDQVLFDVTVEIPKGTKHKYEMDHNTGRIRLDRTLFTSTQYPYDYGFVEGTLGEDGDPLDAMVVGGDPTFPGCLIECRAIAMFRMTDEMGGDDKVLCVPTADTRRKHLVDLDSVPEYMLLEIEHFFSVYKDLEPGKSVEGATWTGRKEAEQEVLRSTERAKGTPFEHHHVNLA